CTTTTCTGTTATGATTTATGTTTTTTGCCGTTATCGAGATACTCCCGGCAGATCTGTTCGACTTCCCTAAAATTGACTTTTCCAGTTCCCATCATCGGAATATCCTCAATAACATGGAATTCTTTTGGTATTGCGATAGAGGGAAGCTCTTTTGCCATTTGCTTTTTGATTTTCTTAAAATCAATTTCTGCTGTTGTGAGAGCAGCAACAATGTCAGCGCCTTTTGTTGGATTTGGAACATCGACGACACAGCACACAACATCATTTGGAAGTAGTTTATTAAGCACATCTTCGACCTTTACAAGTGATACCATTTCACCACCGATCTTCACAAATCTGCGGAGACGTCCACGATGCCAGAGAAATCCGTCATCATCAAGGATACCCATATCACCGGTATCGTACCACCCGTTATGAATTCGCAGTGAGGTCTCTTCGAGATCTCCATAATAGCCCTTCATAACAAGATCACCTTTCACGACAATCTTACCCTCTTTACCGCGAGGTAATTCCTCGTCTGTTTCCCTATCTAAGATTTTTACCTGAACACCGGGAATTGGTTTACCGATACTGCCGGGTTTATTCGCTTCTTTAAGATTTACTGAGATAACGGGGCTTGTTTCTGTTGTTCCGTAACCTTCGAGAAGTTCGATGCCGTGATGTTTTTGATATGCTTCGCGTATCTGATTAGTGAGCTTATCTGCACCTGCAACAGCGATTCGTACTGAAGAAAAGTCGCCGGGCTTGGATCGTCTGAAATAACCAAAGAAGAACGCAGGTGTGCCGATCATAATGGTTATCTTATAGTTGATGATGGAGTCCACAATTTTTTTGTAATCAAGAGGATTTGCATGGGTGACGACAGCTGATCCAACAATTAATGGTATCCATAGATTCGTCGTAAGTCCAAAAACATGAAAGAGAGGGAGATTGCCCAGGAATATATCCTCATGAGAAAACTCAAAAACCTCGGTGCAGGATTTAACATTATGAAAGATATTTTTATGTGTAAGCTGTACAGCTTTTGGATCCTTTTCACTTCCACTGGTAAACAGAATGATCGATGTTTCGTCTTCGCTGCCGTGATGAACAGAGTTCTGAAGCATGCCCGTTGGGAGTTTGGATCGGAGAGCAGCCTTGATCTTATCACCGGTCGTGAGCGTGGCAAGAATATCCTCGATGAATATCATACCCGGAACAAACTCGATGTTCAGGGTTTCCATTAATTTCTTGCTGGTTATTATCGTTTTAAAGCTGCATTTTTCTTGAGCATAGATACAGTTATTTGCAGCACCTGTTGAATAATTGATCATGACAGGGATTTTTCCAATGATGAGGGATGCAAGTATGGATAGCATGCATCCTGCAGATGTGGGGATCATTATTCCGATGTGGGGTTCAGGATATACTGAAAGTTTTTTTGAAAGAATTAGAGATGCAATGAGTAATTTATCATAGGTGAAATCCTTTTCAGTTGCCTGATCGTATAGTGCAATTTTCTTTGAGTATTTTTTTGCCGTAGCAATAAATGCTTGTTGTAGTTGCATAGAAACTCCTTACAGGCTTATTTATGCGAAAAGCAACAATCAAAGAGGGTATTTGTAATGTCAATATTTTCATCTACGAGTTAAATGTGGAAAAAATTGACACGGTGTATGCAACGCTTACATTTCTTATATGAATATTTTACAGCAGTTCGTTATCATGATTTTTCCCGTGCTCTTTGCACTGACCATTCATGAATTTTCACACGGCTATGCTGCATATAAGCTTGGAGACGATACCGCAAAACGAGCAGGACGATTGACGCTTAATCCTATAAAACATCTCGATCCAATCGGCACGATCATGCTTTTTATTGCAAAGATAGGATGGGCGAGACCGGTACCGATCAATCCGTATAACTTCAAGAATTTTAAACGGGATACTGCAATTGTATCATTTGCAGGACCTCTTGCTAACTTCATCAGCGCAATCGTTTTCAGTATAATTTTCAATCTCCTTTTTTCTCCAACAGCTCCTCAAAATGTTTTTATTCTTATCATCTTTTATACGATCTTTATTAATATTGCTCTTGGTCTTTTTAACCTGATTCCTATTCCACCACTCGACGGTTCAAAAATATTTGGCGCACTCTTACCGGATAGACTGTATTTCAAATATCAACAGTTTGAACGGAAAGGCATGATTCTGTTCATAGCAATTATTTTGATAAGCAATTTTGCTGGATTGAATATTGTTGGTGGAGTTATTCTTCCTCCAATCAGATTTTTTGTTCGGTTACTAACAGGCGTTTCCGTATAATTATGACACAAGAAGCAATCCAAGAAGAACAAAACGAATCGTATAAGATTATACTTCCTAATTTTGAGGGACCGCTTGATCTCTTGCTCTATCTTATCAGGAAGCACAAGATCGACATCTATGATATTCCCATTGCTTTCATGCTGGAAGAGTATCTGAAATATCTTGCTGTGATGGAGGACCTGAATATCTCTATCGAAGGTGAATTCATGGAGATGGCAGCAACGCTTATACAGATAAAGCTGCGTTCTCTTTTGCCGAGATCGGTTGAGGAAGAAGAGGAAGATCCCAGAACCGAACTCGTCAACAATCTGCTTGCATATCAAAAGGTGAAGGAAACAACAGGCATACTCTCAGAACTTGCGGATGAAAACAGGTATTATGTGTACCGGTCAATGGATGATGAGGTTCGTAAAGAGATACAGCAATCTGCTGTTACATATGAGCTGGAACAAAAGGATGTCGACCTGTATGATCTTATAAAAGTATTGCAAAAATATATCATTTTGAAGCCCCAGGAAATTGCTGAGGATATTTCTCTTGATGAGTATAAAGTGGAGGTTAAGATCGAGGATTTGGCCAAGCTCATGAGAAGGCAGAAGAAGATACTTTTTTCAGATCTTGTGAAAAATTGTGGGAGGACTGAGATCATTGCCTTCTTTCTTGCTGTTCTCGAAATGATCAAAAGAAAGAGGATTACAGTTTTTCAGAGTAACGAGTTTTCAGATATACATATAAACAGACCTAAAGATTAGAATTTATTTATTTCGTCCTTCCTTTGGTTTGTCAGGATATTTATCACCATCTCTCAGCATCCTTACTTTATCCTGAAGATCTCTTCCGAAACTTTCCATAAAGATGAGATATTCAGCAAATTTTTCTTCCCCCAAAGTTTTGCGAAGTTTTTTGTAGAGTTCAACTCGTTTAGTATTTGTTTCGTGCTCGTGGGTAATGAGAAGATCGATATTTTTGGTAATTTCTTTCTTGTTTTCGGCTTTAAGCCCATCCTTTAGATTTTTCACAACCATCTTGTGGGTATCATAAGAGCTTTCCATCAAAAGATCGATATCTTTAATAACTGGAAGTACTTTTTCGCTTTCCTCATCAGATAGATCGAGAGCTTTAAGAAGCTCAAGGTTTCTAAGCTGCAAAATGACCTTTTTTTGATCTCCCATTGGATGAAAGTGTCCGGGCTGTGAATATGCGATACCGGAAATAAGTAAGATCGAAATAACAATTAGAACAAGTTTTTTATTCATATATACTCCTCGTTTAGGTAACATTACTTTTATATAATTCATTTACAAGTTTCTCAAGTTCCTCCTGATCAAGATTATTAAGGATCTCGTCATAGTGTTGCCAATCTCCGTAAAGAATATCGTTAGTCAACTCTTCATTCTCGCATATTTCTTCGAGATACATAGATTCGAGATCATCAAGATAAAGGTCACTCAGAGAAACAGTTTCCGAATATGTTACATTATCGATGACATAATAATCAGATTCCGTCGTGTCAGTTGCACGGTGAGGCATGAAGAATATCATGAGTGCTGCAAAGAGAACCACAGCGGTTGCTATTGCCGGTTTTACCCAAGCCCAGTTCCAGAAATAATGTTTTTCTTTTTGAGGTATTCGCTCAAATCGTTGCATGATATGAGCATGAGGAGGAACGGGATGCCTTTTTATGTCCTGTGAGACAAATTCTTCAGTCAGATTAAGGACTTTTTTCCATTCTTCAACCTCAAGTCTGCAATGTGGGCATACAGAGATATGCTTCTCGATATGTTTTTTCTTTTGAGATGATAGCTCATCGCTTAAATAATCGAGTAAAATATTTTTTTTAATACATCTCATCGTTACTCCTGAAAATCCATCATATGCTGATCTTGCAGGTCATTCTTGATCTTTTGCATGGCAAAAAAATAACTACTCTTCACTGTGCCGAGACTTTTTTTGAGGATCTGTGCGATCTTTTTAAAAGGCAGCTGATTATAATAACGCATAACAAAAATCTCTTTCTGCCTTGGTGAGAGGGCTTCAATTGCCTTTTCGAGTGAATCAAACAATTCCTTTTCCTGGAGAACAGTAGCAGGATTGGTATCAACCTGCGTTCGCACTTCGTGAGCAATCGGTATGTTGTTCAAATCCTTACTTTTTTTACTGTTCATGTAATAAATATGGTTGAGTGCGATCCTGTAAACCCAGGTCGTAAATTTTGATTCCTTTCGAAATGAACTGATATTTTCATAGACTTTTATAAAAATCTCCTGTGTTGCATCTTCTGCGTCTTCATAGTTTTTCAACATCTTTAAAGCAAGCAAAAAGATCATCTGGTAATTTTCTTCAATCAGTGTATTAAGCTGAACAGATTCCATGACCTAATTTTCGTTTATTAGCTTAGACGTAAAAGCAGTAAAAAAGTTTAATCTCAAACTGGTTTTTTTCATATTAAGAACAAAATAGAGAGAGCAGTTTTCTTATAGCAAGGAAATTGTGTGCATTATAAATTGACAGAAATATTCATATAAAACCCACTGAAGGAGTTGTGCTCACATGGTTACAATATATTTGTAAAATAGATTCATGGAGACAATAAGGAAACTATGAAAAATTCTGAACAAAAAACTCTCGGTAATATTTTCAACAAAACAATAAAAACATACCCAAACAACATCGCAGTCTCAATGGTTGAAGGAGAACCTGTGACCTATGAAGAATTTGGAAAAAGAGTTGAGATTTTATCAAAAATATTACAAAAAAGAGGAATTACCAAAGGGGAGAAGGTTGCAATTCTCTCAGAGAACAAACCGAAATGGGGTATTGCCTTTTTTGCAATAACTACTATTGGAGCAATCGCAGTTCCTTTACTCCCAGATTTTCACGCAAATGAGATCCATCACATACTGCTGCACTCAGATGCTAAAGCGATTTTCATTTCAAAAGAGCTCTATAACAAACTTGAAGATGCACGTCTCGAAACGCTGCATACGATTTTCCATATCGATGATTTCAGTATTATCCCACCAAATACAGCGCTGGACAAGTTAAAAGAATTTCTGAAAGAAGGTGAAATTGAATATACAAAACTGCGTGATTCTGCGATGAAACTGCTGTATCCAGAGATGCAGACGATTACCGAAGATCATGTCGCATCAATAATATACACTTCAGGAACGACAGGACATTCAAAAGGTGTCGAGTTAACACATAAAAATTTAATCTTTGATGCTGAATCCACGTTGAAGATTCAGGATGTCAATTCAGAGGATCGACTTTTATCAATTTTACCGCTCTCGCATTCCTATGAATTTACAATAGGATTCCTGATACCCTTTATAGCAGGTGCAGCAGTGTATTATCTTGATAAACCACCTGTGGCAAGAGTGTTACTTCCGGTTCTTCAAAAAATAAAACCCACAATGATGCTCACCGTACCTCTTGTTATCGAAAAGATATACAAAGTGAGAATTGCACCTCAGCTTGCTAAAAGCGGTTTGATTCGATCTATCATGAAAGTGCCGGCTTTACGCAAGAAATTACACAAAGTCGCAGCCAAGAAAGTCATGAAATTTTTTGGTGGAGAACTGAAATTCTTTGGCATTGGCGGTGCAGGATTGAATAGCGAAGTCGAAAAATTCCTTCGAGAAGGGAAATTTCCCTATGCAATTGGTTACGGACTTACGGAAACATCACCGTTGATCGCAGGAAGCGGAGTGAAAAATACAAAATTCCGATCAACCGGTATAATCATTCCAGAAGTTGAAGTTAAAATTAACGACCCTGATCCTAAAACAAACGAAGGCGAAATCTGGGTGAAAGGTCCAAATGTCATGAGAGGATACTATAAAGATCCCGAGCGAACAAAATCAGTGATAACAAAAGATGGTTGGTTTAAGACTGGCGATCTTGGTTATATGGATAAACAAGGATACTTATATATTATTGGAAGATTGAAAAATATTATTGTGGGACCGAGTGGAGAGAATATATATCCTGAAGAGATCGAATCGTGGATCAACCAGAATGATAACGTGTTGGAATCCATTGTATATCAGGAAAACGGGCAGCTTATTGCTCGTGTTCATTTAAATTATGAGGAGCTTGATGTTGAGTTCAAGCATAAAAAATTAACTGAAACCCAGATCGCAAAAAAGGTTGAAGCCATGCTTGAAGATCTGAGAAATGAAGTAAATAGCAAAGTTTCGACCTTTTCAAGAATATCAAGGATGATCGAACAGCCCGAACCTTTTGAAAAAACACCCACCAAGAAGATCAAACGCTATCTTTACACAAACTGATCGAGCTGTTGTTTATTCATAAAACCAAGATTTGACGAAAAGATTGCACAATTCTACTTAGAAGCATGCACTATATTTGTGCATAATATTCTGAAAGAAATTGATGGTAAAATAATTTTTAAACGCATAACAAACAAAATAGAAGAAGGTTACGGCAATAATGATTTGGAATGAAATAAATTTTGGCACGATTTTCGCATAAAAAGTGGCTGCGAATAGACATGTATGAAAGGAGAAAACATGAAAAAGTTAGTCGCACTCATAAGTATTTTGATGCTCACTGTTGGTATCATATTTGCAGCCTCGGTAGAGGGCTATGTTACAGATGCTGAAAACGGTGAAGGAATTGAAAGTGCAATTGTTAGATTTCATTTTCTTGATGGAGACTGCCCAGAAGGCGGAACAAATGGAAATGGTCAAAATGGTGGAAACAATGGTAATAACGGCGGCAATAATGGTGGTTATGGCATTAATGTTTATAATGCAACGACCGATGCAAACGGTTATTACTCAATCGTTGATTTACCAGAAGGCAGTTATGAAGCTCGTGCATTAAAACCTCATACCTATATGCCAACTCTTATTGAAGATATCACCATCACTGAAGATGTAAATGTTGTCGATTTTGCACTTGAGGGCTGCAACGGGACAGGCTCTGCAAAGCAGTTAAAAGTAAGACATCTGATCAATTTTTAGGTGTACAACATGAGAAATATTGACGGGATTTCGGTCCCGTCCTTATTTTCTCAATAAGGAGTTTTCATGAAATCGATAATATTAACTGGTTGTTTTATACTTATACTCACAGGTTTTATATTTGCGGCTGATTCTACCAACGTACCTGTTACTAATGATCAAATAGTGATCATTGAAAAGGATGACGGTCAGGAATTCGATTTCTTTGTTGATAAAGATGGTGATGGTATTTGTGATAACAGAACTTTAAGAAATAAAGGAATGATATCACACAATCAAAAAATCCGTCATTATAGAATGATATCATATAAATATAACCAGCAAAACCAGTGTGAATTTGGCTTGGAAAACGGAGAGAGAAGAGGAAATAACGGAAATGGACAGCACGGGACACAGAGACACAATGGAGGTCAATGATTGATGCATGCCCTTGTCGGTGTGATTATTTTTCTCATTCCAACGATGCTTCTTGGCTTGAATGTTCAAGGGGATGTTTATATTTCAGGTTCTGCGCAGCAAGATGTCGATCT
This region of Candidatus Cloacimonadota bacterium genomic DNA includes:
- a CDS encoding AMP-binding protein translates to MQLQQAFIATAKKYSKKIALYDQATEKDFTYDKLLIASLILSKKLSVYPEPHIGIMIPTSAGCMLSILASLIIGKIPVMINYSTGAANNCIYAQEKCSFKTIITSKKLMETLNIEFVPGMIFIEDILATLTTGDKIKAALRSKLPTGMLQNSVHHGSEDETSIILFTSGSEKDPKAVQLTHKNIFHNVKSCTEVFEFSHEDIFLGNLPLFHVFGLTTNLWIPLIVGSAVVTHANPLDYKKIVDSIINYKITIMIGTPAFFFGYFRRSKPGDFSSVRIAVAGADKLTNQIREAYQKHHGIELLEGYGTTETSPVISVNLKEANKPGSIGKPIPGVQVKILDRETDEELPRGKEGKIVVKGDLVMKGYYGDLEETSLRIHNGWYDTGDMGILDDDGFLWHRGRLRRFVKIGGEMVSLVKVEDVLNKLLPNDVVCCVVDVPNPTKGADIVAALTTAEIDFKKIKKQMAKELPSIAIPKEFHVIEDIPMMGTGKVNFREVEQICREYLDNGKKHKS
- a CDS encoding site-2 protease family protein, translating into MNILQQFVIMIFPVLFALTIHEFSHGYAAYKLGDDTAKRAGRLTLNPIKHLDPIGTIMLFIAKIGWARPVPINPYNFKNFKRDTAIVSFAGPLANFISAIVFSIIFNLLFSPTAPQNVFILIIFYTIFINIALGLFNLIPIPPLDGSKIFGALLPDRLYFKYQQFERKGMILFIAIILISNFAGLNIVGGVILPPIRFFVRLLTGVSV
- a CDS encoding segregation/condensation protein A; this encodes MTQEAIQEEQNESYKIILPNFEGPLDLLLYLIRKHKIDIYDIPIAFMLEEYLKYLAVMEDLNISIEGEFMEMAATLIQIKLRSLLPRSVEEEEEDPRTELVNNLLAYQKVKETTGILSELADENRYYVYRSMDDEVRKEIQQSAVTYELEQKDVDLYDLIKVLQKYIILKPQEIAEDISLDEYKVEVKIEDLAKLMRRQKKILFSDLVKNCGRTEIIAFFLAVLEMIKRKRITVFQSNEFSDIHINRPKD
- a CDS encoding RNA polymerase sigma factor, whose protein sequence is MESVQLNTLIEENYQMIFLLALKMLKNYEDAEDATQEIFIKVYENISSFRKESKFTTWVYRIALNHIYYMNSKKSKDLNNIPIAHEVRTQVDTNPATVLQEKELFDSLEKAIEALSPRQKEIFVMRYYNQLPFKKIAQILKKSLGTVKSSYFFAMQKIKNDLQDQHMMDFQE
- a CDS encoding AMP-binding protein encodes the protein MKNSEQKTLGNIFNKTIKTYPNNIAVSMVEGEPVTYEEFGKRVEILSKILQKRGITKGEKVAILSENKPKWGIAFFAITTIGAIAVPLLPDFHANEIHHILLHSDAKAIFISKELYNKLEDARLETLHTIFHIDDFSIIPPNTALDKLKEFLKEGEIEYTKLRDSAMKLLYPEMQTITEDHVASIIYTSGTTGHSKGVELTHKNLIFDAESTLKIQDVNSEDRLLSILPLSHSYEFTIGFLIPFIAGAAVYYLDKPPVARVLLPVLQKIKPTMMLTVPLVIEKIYKVRIAPQLAKSGLIRSIMKVPALRKKLHKVAAKKVMKFFGGELKFFGIGGAGLNSEVEKFLREGKFPYAIGYGLTETSPLIAGSGVKNTKFRSTGIIIPEVEVKINDPDPKTNEGEIWVKGPNVMRGYYKDPERTKSVITKDGWFKTGDLGYMDKQGYLYIIGRLKNIIVGPSGENIYPEEIESWINQNDNVLESIVYQENGQLIARVHLNYEELDVEFKHKKLTETQIAKKVEAMLEDLRNEVNSKVSTFSRISRMIEQPEPFEKTPTKKIKRYLYTN
- a CDS encoding carboxypeptidase regulatory-like domain-containing protein; this translates as MKKLVALISILMLTVGIIFAASVEGYVTDAENGEGIESAIVRFHFLDGDCPEGGTNGNGQNGGNNGNNGGNNGGYGINVYNATTDANGYYSIVDLPEGSYEARALKPHTYMPTLIEDITITEDVNVVDFALEGCNGTGSAKQLKVRHLINF